The window GAGAAGAGCTAAGGGTTTTAGTTCTCTCGGGTTTACTAACCTGCCGCGTTTTACTCACTGCCTTGTTTGGAACATTTTTTGGCGGGAAGGCATCTTTGGAGGAGGTAGCCTTTATGGGAAGTTTGGATTTTGGCCTAAGCCCTactggttcttttttctttttctgttcttcagtTACTTTCTGTGTCTCTTTTAGACAATGTCCTTGCAGAGCCCCTGAAGAGCTTCGGAGCGGGTTAACTTTCTCAGTGGCACAAGTGGGAACGGGCAGGTCTGGGAGCACTACGTTACTGGCAGTGTTATCTGTCTGCATAATGGATGAAtccaaattgttgttgttattaaaattatcttttggaAAATCATGCTTTTCTTTCGGCCTAAAGTCTCTCTGGCTATATGCTGCACTTGCAATCCCTGTTACGGTTTCATTTTCTAAGCCCTGACCACTGGAAAGTATAGTAGCTTCTACTTTCTCTGTCCCTTCTCCGGGGCCATCTTTCTTCATGGTCATAGTGGAAGCAGAAATTCCCATTTTGATCGGCGTGCGCAGCTTGGGATCGACTTTGGAAGCGGTGGCCACTGCCGGTGGCTTCTCCGGTGGGCTACTACTGAGTGCTGCCTCCTGACACTCTCCACTGGGCTGAATGGCGGGTTTGTGTTCAACTGCGGTTGCCTCTACTTTGCTCTCTAGGTCTGTTTCTACTGTAGTGTCCCCTGACTGTGGCTGTGTGATGGCACTGCCCACggttttatccccttcccccttgTCCCCTGACTTCCCTTCAGAAGTATGCTCACCAATCTGGAAAAATTGGAGCCTCTCTTCAACAAAATCCCTCTTGCTCATGTCAATTGCGCCACTGCGAGTCATCTCAAACATCTTCCCTTCGTGAAATGGGAAGGGGTTGGGTTCACTAGTTGGGGTACTTTCATCAGTTGGCGTTCTGGCCGGGGTGGTATCTGGGGTCGTGGCTTGAGAGCGGTCTTCTACCGCCAGACCAAATGGCTTTGATTCATCTTCCCTTGACTTTGTCTCAAACACTTCATCGTCACCTCGGTTATTAGACCAAGGATCAAAATCTAGACTTTTGGTGGCTACCGTCTTGAAAGGGGTTGCAAATTCTTCGTCTACCTTGTAGCTGAAATAGGTATCTGGAAACACCGATCTATCGGGATGTCTGCCTTCGAGTGTGAAAAACTGGGTCCCTGACTTCTGCTCGGTTTTGTCAGGAGTCTTTTCTGATGCCGAGCCTTTGGTGAGGGCCTTTTCTTCTTCGAGTCCTAActtaccctcctcctcctcaatcaCTTCAAGCTTACTTTGACTAAAAGAACGATCGGCTGGCTTTAAAATGCCCTCTGTATTCCACACGTCTTTTTTGACGTCAACGGTTTGACCTGGGAGCTTAGAATCGCTCTCTGTGAGACCATCATCTTCGTCTTGCAGGTCGTAGCCGTCAAGAGAGTCGATTTCGGTCGCGTCTGTATCATGAGAGAATTCCGCTGTGGTGGCGATGGAACACTCTGTGATGGACTGGTCATTATTACCATTCTGCGCGGCTTCGTTTTGTGGCGAATCAAGGTCAAGTTCGTTTTCCTTTCTGGGGCCATTACTTCCTGGCTCTTTCATGGTGGGCTTCTTTTCAGAACTCTTGGGTTTGGAACCCTCTTTCTGATCCTCTTCCACATCCTTTAGCTTGAAAGTGTACTTTTTGATTGGGACTGGTTGGTAGATCGATTCGTCATCACTAGAGTCACTGACCTCTGCCCCGGGAGGAACCGGAGAGGGGGGCTGCACTCGGATGACAGGCTCGGCCAGCTGGTATTTGTCATGCTCGTCCTGTAGGCTGACTTCAGTCATTTCTACCTCCCTCTCAGGGGAATAAGAGGACTTCTTATCTGGCTCTGCCTGGTCTGCATCCAGTGGTGGGGGAGGTGGAAACTCAATGTAGGCAACTCTGTTACCTTTGGATCTTTTGGGAGAGTCTTTGCTCACAGCGTTGGACGTTTCTAGGTCAATGGCTGTCGCTTGTTTTTGGGATGTAGACTTAACctgttcttcttcctctgacTCCTCAGAAACCTCAGGGATCGGGCTGGGTTTGCCAGGAATATAAGCAATAAGCGAGTCGGGTGTCTTAGAAGTAAATTCATAACTCACTTCCTCTGAGCTGGGGGTTTCTGGGGTTAAAGGGCTCTTCCCTGAACTGTCTAAGAAGGACACTTGCTCTAGAGTGTCATCTTCAGGGCTCCCCTGGGGAGAGGGAGGCTGTTTCTGCTGTCTGCTGGTAAAGAATGCCCCCCTGGTCTCCTGAACTGTCTTACATTCCTGACTTACGATTCTCCTTACACTTCCTTGTTGGATTTCcttttcatattgttttcctaCTTGCACAAAACTAACATAAACGGGCAGagtctttatctccttccctccttctgtctctgcTAATGGTGCAGGCTTTTCCAATCCATCCATGGGACTATGGTCAAATAAATCACTGGAGGGAGACTCCTTGCCTGGGCTAAATTCTAAGGAATCAGGAGATTTGGTAGGggaggtctcagtttcctccagggGAGGACACAATCCTACGTAACTCTGATGCTTAGAGATTTTGCTGATCTCAGAATAAGTGACCTTTTCCTCTTCTACAGAACTGAGGTGATGGGTCTCAAATGTCTCTTTACTCAAACTGGACTGGGGTGATTTGGGGGACAGTTCATACTGGGGAAATTTGGACTGGTCACAGAAACCATCGGGAATGGCAGAGGATAATAACATTTTCCTCTCCTCGGCAATTCGGACCGGGATGTGGGACACGGCCGTGCCTTCACTTCTCTGGGGTGCCCGGTCACCAGTTTCGGTGGGGTGCCCCCCTTCTTTAACCACAAACTCcctatacaaaacctttttggaTGGAGATTTTACAGTCACTTCCTTAATTTCGGAGTGAGCCCCATTTGTTAACAATTGGCGTTCTCTCTCGGACACAGAGATCAACTCGCTCTTTGTCTCAAGACCCTGATCCTCTGGGTGGTCAATGTGATTTTCTTGGACATCATGAACGAGTACATGTGAGAGTTTGTCTTTCTGTGCCTTATGGTTAGGAGCCCCTGGACTCTCCCATGTTCTAAAAATCTTTTGGTCCCACAGTCCcttagttgccaagtcttttgACTGTTGCTCAGAATAATGCTCAGGGACGGATTTACTTGGCATTTCAGTTCTTGGTTTCTCGCCATCAGGAGAACCGGCCTCATCTAGAACCATTTCACCATTCTGGGCCTGCTCTCCTTTCATCCCCGGTAGTTCCCTTTGCAAAGATGCACAAGCATCTGCAGGACCCACTGCCTTCTGTGGCTTTTCTCTACTGTACACCTGGTGAACAGGGAGCttgctttcttgtatttttttaattggaattCTGGATGGGCTGTccagctttttttcttcttgggataCATCTTTGCCTTTTGGATGGATGCTCTGTTCAAATTTTAATCGGATGGAACTGAGTTTGGATTGTTTGAGTTGGAAGCCAGCTTCCAAAGCTTTGCTCTGTGAAATACCTCCTCCTCTGGGCTCCCCTGAGAGCATGCTGTCTTCAGCCTCTTTGGACAGGAGCCTCCTCTCAGGACTGCTGGGCAGACTGGCGGCTTTTTTGTCCTCAGCTTGAGGCAAGCCCTTCCTATCACGCCCATGCTGCCTCACCTTACCCCAGTCATCACTGGACGTTAACGATTCAGTCAGCGGTAACTTCTCAGGGCTGCTGCTGGCTGAGCTTTGGGAAGAAGGGGCATCCTTGACGTTCTGGGGCCGGGCTTTTTTCTCGGGTGACTGCAGCTCATCATTCAACTTCTCTGTTTTGTCACGAAAAAACTGGGACACTTCCGTCAGTTTCTCTTCTGCCTCCTTAACGGTCCTGTCCACCCTGTCTTCATATAGCAACTTTTCTCTACCTCTGTCTAATCTGTCCTCAGAAAACCGCATCCACATGGCATGTTTTGGGCTACTAACATCTCCAGAATAGTGCAACACTGTTACTTTATCAAAATGCTCATCTTTGGACACTTGACCTAGACCATTTTCAGACACATCTTTATAGATTTTGGAGAGAATCTCTCTTTTAGGGGCAGGGGCTACTTTGTCCCTGGATCTCTTATCAGACCCCTGTAACTCCACACTAAGGGGTACAGCGTGGTCTGTAACCGATTCCTCGGTATCAGAATGAGACACATCTAGCTTTTCTGAAAGGAGCATTTTCTCAGCAAACCTGTAAGACTCCCCTCTTAGTTCTGACAACTCATCCTCATGGTATTCTATTGAGTGCTGACTCAAAAGCTTCAATGTTTTGTAAGAGTCATCAGACATGAGTTGGGCAGAACTAGGGCGACTATCTTCTTCCTGGGACACGGGGGTGTTTACTCTTGAAGACTCCAGGTAGGAAGGCAGGGATTCCTCCGCAGTGAGCTCTTCTTCCTCTGGTGGACCCTGCTCCTCGGAGCTGGGAAAAGGCTCATGTTTCTCAGGCAGAAAATCTTTTAGGTTAATATCGCCCCGAGACAAGTCTTTCTGATACAcaaacatttccttttctggatgctTTTTGGTCTCTCTAATAATGACTTCAGTGGGTTCGGCTTGGTTACCTTTTTCGATGTGGACCTCTATTATACGCTCCAGTTTGGGTTTCAAGGGGCTCTCCCTCTCTGCATGCTGGGGTGGGGTCTCAGCAGCAGACTTGTGCGCGTCTGGTGCCACGGCAGACTTGTGCTCAAACAGACCTGCCAGTTCTTTGGACGGGTCCCGCCCGGACTGGAAGGCTTTCATGATATCGTGGACAGACATGGTTTCTTCGATTCTTTCTGAATTGCCTTCACTACCCGGTGGCGAATGGTACACCATCCGTGTGGTAGTGGTTATGTGAGTTTCTTCTTTAACGCGGACGCTTTTGCCCGTCGCCCGGTTACGGTCTTCCTCTTCTCCATTGGCTTTCATCTGAAATACTTTGACTTTCTCTTTAATACTAGAAGTGGTCGGCTTTGGCTCCGATTCCATAAAGGGTGGCGAGGGCTTGGGTGACAAGGGTCGCTCCTGGGCCTCTGCGATCTCTCCCGAAGAGGGCTCATAGCTACGGATCACGTGAACCACTTCTGTTCTTGTCTCTGTAATGACTGGAGGGATGGGAACCTCATGGAAAAGTGGTTTGGGACCCGTGCTCTCTGCGCTCTGCGGGGCAGAAGGCGTCTTCTCGCTTCTCGTTTCAAAGCCGCTATCTGATAAGGGGCTTTTATCTTGGTCGTGTTGAGAGAAATCATCAGGAGATTCCAAAATAGTGTCTGTTCCGTAGAAGGAATCTGCAATTTTgcacaattctttttctgaagtGGAAGGTCTCATGGAGGCGGGAGGCATCTTAAGTTTGTGCTCCTGCAAAGCGATTGCTggctttaaaattcttttctgcctctcttcgCCATCTTTCTTTGCATCTTCGAGCTTGTACTTTAAGTTCGTTAATGAGCTGCTCCCAATATCATTTGTTAAGTAATCGATGACTTTGGTCAAGTTGTAATCCTTCTCAGACATAGTTTTTGCTTTAATTTGGACCTTCTCTGGTGTGGATGCAAGAGGGCACGGAGCGGCTTGCTGTCTTGCTTCCTTTAGCTCTTCTGAACTGAACTCAGTCCAGTCATCTTCAGGGGAGTGTCCTTTGTCGTTCTGGGAAACCACAGATGCCCCTTTGCTTTCTACACACACATCCTTCTTAAGTATCTCACTAACTTTGACTAAGTCTTCCTTGACTTTCTCAACAATCTTAAATGGTTCCTCATCGTCGATTCTCCCCTCTTTGGTTGGCTCTGTTTGGAACGGTTTTTCCTCAGCCACGTCTGTCTGCAGGATGGCGGTCATTCTTATTAGATCTTCCTTCATCTCGGCTACATCTTTCAGTATCTCCTGACTTGAAGATAAAGAAGATGGTGTGGACAGTTTAAGTGCAGAGGGCGCGAGGAACAAGGATGACTTGATTGGGGATGATGCCCGATTGAAGTGGGGCTGAGGACGTGTCTCTGTAGTCAGTGTTTTAATGGGAGACAAGAGGGCAGCTGCGGATTTTGTCATTGAGGTGGAGTCTGGAAGCTTCTTCAGTGCTGGTTCTGACAAAACATTGACTACGGAGTAGACGGGCACAGTTATTGTTGATGAAGTTACTGATGAGGTAGTTGCTGATATCGATGACCCCAGGGATGTGTAGAGTGCACTCACGGAAGGAGTTCGTATAGACTGAAAAGCAGATGGCGCTGAAGACACAAATGACCTGAGCGGGGAGAATGGCATGGCGGTAGTGGTAGAAAACACTTTCTCAACTGTATCAGCAGCTGCACTAACACCAGAGCTAATGGAGTTTGTGGCTGCAGAGATTTTTTCTTGTAGCGTGGCAGTGGCTGAGGCTTTGGCTCCATTAATTAAAGCTGAAGATGATGGATACTTCAGAGGTGAAATAGACCCATTAACTAATGCTACCTCTGCGTGCCCAGTCATATGTTTcacaggagaagagagagaggatgcCACCATCACTTTGGTGGAGGAAACAGCATCGACTGCCGACTTAGCGGAAGACACCACGGACTTTAAAGGGGAAGACACCAGTGGTGGTGTGGAAGTGATGATAGATTTAAAGGGCAAGGTTGAAGAATACATATTAATGTTGGACTTAGGGGATGCTGGGGGTGTCATGGTAATTGACGACCTCTCCAAAAGGGAGCCGGCTGTGGTCACCGGAGAGGTCCGAGAGGAAAAGGTTGAACTGGATGCCAGCCCTTTTAAGGGAGGGATAGCAGCCTCAGTCATTGTGGGAGCTCTAACAAGTGACCCAGAAGAGACTTGGATATTGTAAGGAGGCTGTGAAACAACTGTTTTTATTGGCGAAGAGACTGTCCAGAAGGATCTGATGGGCGATGCCACATCACTAATGGATTTAACTGAAGATGTCGTTGAAGCGCCTAAGGTGGATTTGATtggagaaggagaggaaacaGACCATATTGACTTTAATGGAGAAGCTGATGGAGTATTAGAAGAAGAACTGGACAAGGAAGTCAAGCCTGACTTGGTTTGTCCAGGCACTGTCATTGGAGCTGTTGTCCAGGACTGATAGGGTCTCGTAGAAAAGAAGGGCTTGTATGAGGAGCAAGTGACGGGTAGGGATCTCGTGGCTCCTGCACTCCGTTCAACTggttcttaaattttaaaatcaaaatcaaacataaaaatcaacaaaaatggtTGAAAAACAGAGAGACCAGAGAAGAAAATTGGTCAgtaaattttgtaaatattacaaAAGCAAGTACAATTGTTTGTATGATTCAGAATGGGAAAGGCAAAAAGAATGATtgaaaaagaacaaggaaaaaaatgctccagattCATAACTGATCCAAAGTAAAAGATACAGAAATATGTAAAAGACAAGGAGGGATGAGAAATCAAAGATGGAAAGCACGCAGCAACCAAATGTGCCAACAATGAAAAACGAAACCCAAAGAAAGGATCCACGGATGAGAAAAATAATCAGAACCAAAAATTCTTCTCTTACTTCCTATTGACTTTCTCATATGCTAGTTTTGAAATCGCACTAGCGCTCCCATTTTGCCTGTAT is drawn from Dromiciops gliroides isolate mDroGli1 chromosome 2, mDroGli1.pri, whole genome shotgun sequence and contains these coding sequences:
- the ANK3 gene encoding ankyrin-3 isoform X3, which codes for MAHAASQLKKNRDLEINAEEETEKKRKHRKRSRDRKKKSDANASYLRAARAGNLEKALDYIKNGVDINICNQNGLNALHLASKEGHVEVVSELIHRDANVDAATKKGNTALHIASLAGQTEVVKVLATNGANLNAQSQNGFTPLYMAAQENHLEVVKFLLDNGASQSLATEDGFTPLAVALQQGHDQVVSLLLENDTKGKVRLPALHIAARKDDTKAAALLLQNDSNADVESKMVVNRTTESGFTPLHIAAHYGNINVATLLLNRGAAVDFTARNDITPLHVASKRGNANMVKLLLDRGAKIDAKTRDGLTPLHCGARSGHEQVVEMLLDRAAPILSKTKNGLSPLHMATQGDHLNCVQLLLQHNVPVDDVTNDYLTALHVAAHCGHYKVAKILLDKKANPNAKALNGFTPLHIACKKNRIKVMELLLKHGASIQAVTESGLTPIHVAAFMGHANIVSQLMHHGASPNTTNVRGETALHMAARAGQSEVVRYLVQNGAQVEAKAKDDQTPLHISARLGKADIVQQLLQQGASPNAATTSGYTPLHLSAREGHEDVALVLLDNGASLAITTKKGFTPLHVAAKYGKLEVANLLLQKNASPDAAGKSGLTPLHVAAHYDNQKVALLLLDQGASPHAAAKNGYTPLHIAAKKNQMDIATSLLEYGADANAVTRQGISSVHLAAQEGLVDMVSLLLSRNANVNLSNKSGLTPLHLAAQEDRVNVAEVLVNQGAAVDAPTKMGYTPLHVGCHYGNIKIVNFLLQHFAKVNAKTKNGYTPLHQAAQQGHTHIINILLQNNASPNELTVNGNTALAIAKRLGYISVVDTLKVVTEETMTTITVTEKHKMNVPETMNEVLDMSDDEVHKANTPEMLSDGEYISDVEEGEDAMTGDTDKYLGPQDLKELGDDSLPAEGYIGFSMGARSASPKISLRSFSSDRSYTLNRSSYARDSMMIEELLVPSKDQHLTFTREFDSDSLRHYSWAADPLDNVNLVSSPIHSGCSSPLPQYDSRFLVSFMVDARGGSMRGSRHHGMRIIIPPRKCTAPTRITCRLVKRHKLANPPPMVEGEGLASRLVEMGPAGAQFLGKLHLPSNPPPVNEGESLVSRILQLGPQGTKFIGPVIVEIPHFGSMRGKERELIVLRSENGETWKEHQFDSKNEDLTELLNGMDEELDSPEELGKKRICRIITKDFPQYFAVVSRIKQESNQIGPEGGILSSTTVPLVQASFPEGALTKRIRVGLQAQPVPEEIVKKILGNKATFSPIVTVEPRRRKFHKPITMTIPVPPPSGEGVANGYKGDTTPNLRLLCSITGGTSPAQWEDITGTTPLTFIKDSVSFTTNVSARFWLADCHQVLETVGLATQLYRELICVPYMAKFVVFAKMSDPLESSLRCFCMTDDKVDKTLEQQENFEEVARSKDIEVLEGKPIYVDCYGNLAPLTKGGHQLVFNFYAFKENRLPFSVKIRDTSQEPCGRLSFLKEPKTTKGLPQTAVCNLNITLPAHKKETESDPDDETEKADRRQNFASMALRKRYSYLTEPGMKPVERSAGATRSLPVTCSSYKPFFSTRPYQSWTTAPMTVPGQTKSGLTSLSSSSSNTPSASPLKSIWSVSSPSPIKSTLGASTTSSVKSISDVASPIRSFWTVSSPIKTVVSQPPYNIQVSSGSLVRAPTMTEAAIPPLKGLASSSTFSSRTSPVTTAGSLLERSSITMTPPASPKSNINMYSSTLPFKSIITSTPPLVSSPLKSVVSSAKSAVDAVSSTKVMVASSLSSPVKHMTGHAEVALVNGSISPLKYPSSSALINGAKASATATLQEKISAATNSISSGVSAAADTVEKVFSTTTAMPFSPLRSFVSSAPSAFQSIRTPSVSALYTSLGSSISATTSSVTSSTITVPVYSVVNVLSEPALKKLPDSTSMTKSAAALLSPIKTLTTETRPQPHFNRASSPIKSSLFLAPSALKLSTPSSLSSSQEILKDVAEMKEDLIRMTAILQTDVAEEKPFQTEPTKEGRIDDEEPFKIVEKVKEDLVKVSEILKKDVCVESKGASVVSQNDKGHSPEDDWTEFSSEELKEARQQAAPCPLASTPEKVQIKAKTMSEKDYNLTKVIDYLTNDIGSSSLTNLKYKLEDAKKDGEERQKRILKPAIALQEHKLKMPPASMRPSTSEKELCKIADSFYGTDTILESPDDFSQHDQDKSPLSDSGFETRSEKTPSAPQSAESTGPKPLFHEVPIPPVITETRTEVVHVIRSYEPSSGEIAEAQERPLSPKPSPPFMESEPKPTTSSIKEKVKVFQMKANGEEEDRNRATGKSVRVKEETHITTTTRMVYHSPPGSEGNSERIEETMSVHDIMKAFQSGRDPSKELAGLFEHKSAVAPDAHKSAAETPPQHAERESPLKPKLERIIEVHIEKGNQAEPTEVIIRETKKHPEKEMFVYQKDLSRGDINLKDFLPEKHEPFPSSEEQGPPEEEELTAEESLPSYLESSRVNTPVSQEEDSRPSSAQLMSDDSYKTLKLLSQHSIEYHEDELSELRGESYRFAEKMLLSEKLDVSHSDTEESVTDHAVPLSVELQGSDKRSRDKVAPAPKREILSKIYKDVSENGLGQVSKDEHFDKVTVLHYSGDVSSPKHAMWMRFSEDRLDRGREKLLYEDRVDRTVKEAEEKLTEVSQFFRDKTEKLNDELQSPEKKARPQNVKDAPSSQSSASSSPEKLPLTESLTSSDDWGKVRQHGRDRKGLPQAEDKKAASLPSSPERRLLSKEAEDSMLSGEPRGGGISQSKALEAGFQLKQSKLSSIRLKFEQSIHPKGKDVSQEEKKLDSPSRIPIKKIQESKLPVHQVYSREKPQKAVGPADACASLQRELPGMKGEQAQNGEMVLDEAGSPDGEKPRTEMPSKSVPEHYSEQQSKDLATKGLWDQKIFRTWESPGAPNHKAQKDKLSHVLVHDVQENHIDHPEDQGLETKSELISVSERERQLLTNGAHSEIKEVTVKSPSKKVLYREFVVKEGGHPTETGDRAPQRSEGTAVSHIPVRIAEERKMLLSSAIPDGFCDQSKFPQYELSPKSPQSSLSKETFETHHLSSVEEEKVTYSEISKISKHQSYVGLCPPLEETETSPTKSPDSLEFSPGKESPSSDLFDHSPMDGLEKPAPLAETEGGKEIKTLPVYVSFVQVGKQYEKEIQQGSVRRIVSQECKTVQETRGAFFTSRQQKQPPSPQGSPEDDTLEQVSFLDSSGKSPLTPETPSSEEVSYEFTSKTPDSLIAYIPGKPSPIPEVSEESEEEEQVKSTSQKQATAIDLETSNAVSKDSPKRSKGNRVAYIEFPPPPPLDADQAEPDKKSSYSPEREVEMTEVSLQDEHDKYQLAEPVIRVQPPSPVPPGAEVSDSSDDESIYQPVPIKKYTFKLKDVEEDQKEGSKPKSSEKKPTMKEPGSNGPRKENELDLDSPQNEAAQNGNNDQSITECSIATTAEFSHDTDATEIDSLDGYDLQDEDDGLTESDSKLPGQTVDVKKDVWNTEGILKPADRSFSQSKLEVIEEEEGKLGLEEEKALTKGSASEKTPDKTEQKSGTQFFTLEGRHPDRSVFPDTYFSYKVDEEFATPFKTVATKSLDFDPWSNNRGDDEVFETKSREDESKPFGLAVEDRSQATTPDTTPARTPTDESTPTSEPNPFPFHEGKMFEMTRSGAIDMSKRDFVEERLQFFQIGEHTSEGKSGDKGEGDKTVGSAITQPQSGDTTVETDLESKVEATAVEHKPAIQPSGECQEAALSSSPPEKPPAVATASKVDPKLRTPIKMGISASTMTMKKDGPGEGTEKVEATILSSGQGLENETVTGIASAAYSQRDFRPKEKHDFPKDNFNNNNNLDSSIMQTDNTASNVVLPDLPVPTCATEKVNPLRSSSGALQGHCLKETQKVTEEQKKKKEPVGLRPKSKLPIKATSSKDAFPPKNVPNKAVSKTRQVSKPERTKTLSSSPCLEARSRIPIKNPHRENLTIARETGTKPQPGQLERGRIKQLPSKLPVKVRSACVAATTGRVRKAQLREVCKHSIEYFKGISGETLKLLDRLCEEDRKTQPEGSDDEDSPSRNSSSSEVPRVCPPPITPKSARDKRKEAASLKSKNGKAGSERRLNRRTGPQSPCERTDIRMAIVADHLGLSWTELARELNFSVDEINQIRVENPNSLIAQSFMLLKKWVTRDGKNATTDALTSVLTKINRIDIVTLLEGPIFDYGNISGTRSFAEENNVFHDPVDGWQNEASTGSPEPPMPGRRIAGGLLDRLDNSPDQCRDSITSYLKGDAGKFEANGSHPEAFPETTAKSHIQESQNDVGKLRDKEPLKPKTPGSGRSDGPAAYQKSVEETSKHLADEIKTSVPVSVKKMNRTSPGDVKTRLNVHEEEGAVVPEHKQGEGYKVKTKKEIRPVEKKSHS